The following are from one region of the Ornithorhynchus anatinus isolate Pmale09 chromosome X1, mOrnAna1.pri.v4, whole genome shotgun sequence genome:
- the ADAMTS10 gene encoding A disintegrin and metalloproteinase with thrombospondin motifs 10: MAIACRLLRWALAFSLSLPSQPASAFQSQEEFLSSLKSYEITFPVRVDHNGAFLDFAPPQRQRRSLGTRPPEPAEPRVFYKVEAPHTRFLLNLTLTSHLLADHFSVEYWKRDGLDWRHHIRRECLYAGHLQGQRLSSKVAISNCHGLHGLIVADEEEYFIEPLSGRGSGVPEGEGSPHVVYKRSSLQRPHLDAACGVLDEKPWKGRPWWLRPLKTAPTKPLGNQTQRGQLALKRSVSQERYVETLVVADRMMVAYHGRRDVEQYVLAIMNIVAKLFQDSSLGNIVNILVTRLILLTEDQPTLEINHHAGKSLDSFCKWQKSIVNRNGHGNAIPENGIANHDTAVLITRYDICIYKNKPCGTLGLAPVGGMCERERSCSINEDIGLATAFTIAHEIGHTFGMNHDGVGNGCGARGHETAKLMAAHITMKTNPFVWSSCSRDYITSFLDSGLGLCLNNAPPKQDFVYPTMAPGQAYDADEQCRFQYGVKSRQCKYGEVCSELWCLSKSNRCITNSIPAAEGTICQSSTVDKGWCYKRVCVPFGSRPEGVDGAWGLWAPWAECSRTCGGGVSSSTRHCDSPRPTIGGKYCLGERKRYRSCNTDDCPPGSQDFRELQCSEFDSVPFRGKYYTWRTYRGGGVKSCSLNCLAEGFNFYTERAAAVVDGTPCRPDTIDICVNGECKHVGCDRILGSDLREDKCRVCGGDGSSCETIEGVFAPTLTEGGYEEVIWIPKGSVHISIRNLNLSLSHLALKGENDAFLLEGKPGPSPQLRLPLAGTIFHLRQGADQPECLEALGPTNATLIVMVLVRSDLQGIRYRFNAPITHEALPPTYTWHYAPWTKCSALCAGGSQVQAAECRKQPDSSPVPSHHCKAHAKLPERQRSCNTEPCPPSWAVGNWSGCSRSCNRGARTRSVVCQRRISPNEEKTLDDSACAQPRPHVLEPCSSQSCPPEWAALDWSECNPSCGPGLRHRVILCKSGDHSATLPASQCSAATKPPTSMRCNLRRCPPPRWVAGEWGECSAQCGFGQQLRSVLCTTHTGQLSGDCTAALQPPATQQCETKCESSPTESPEECRDVNKVAYCPLVLKFKFCSRSYFRQMCCKTCLGR; the protein is encoded by the exons ATGGCAATTGCCTGCAGGCTCCTGAGATGGGCCCTGGCCTTCTCTCTCAGTCTCCCCAGCCAGCCTGCCTCCGCCTTCCAATCACAAG AGGAGTTTCTCTCCAGCCTCAAGAGCTATGAGATCACCTTCCCCGTCCGTGTAGACCACAATGGAGCCTTCCTGGACTTTGCGCCTCCTCAGCGGCAGCGACGCAGCCTGGGGACTCGGCCCCCTGAGCCAGCAGAGCCACGAGTCTTCTACAAGGTGGAGGCCCCGCACACCCGCTTCCTGCTCAACCTGACACTCACCTCCCACCTGCTGGCCGATCACTTTTCCGTCGAGTATTGGAAGCGGGACGGGCTGGACTGGCGCCACCACATCCGCCGGGAGTGCCTCTATGCTGGGCACCTGCAGGGCCAACGGCTTAGTTCCAAAGTGGCCATCAGCAATTGCCACGGGCTG CATGGCCTGATCGTGGCAGATGAAGAGGAGTACTTCATCGAGCCCTTGAGTGGAAGAGGATCCGGTGTTCCTGAAGGAGAGGGCAGCCCTCATGTGGTGTACAAGCGCTCATCCCTGCAGCGCCCCCACCTGGATGCTGCCTGTGGAGTGTTAG ACGAGAAGCCCTGGAAGGGGAGGCCCTGGTGGTTGCGCCCCTTGAAGACAGCACCCACCAAACCCTTGGGCAACCAGACGCAGCGGGGCCAGCTAGCCCTGAAACGTTCAGTGAGCCAGGAGCGTTATGTGGAGACCTTGGTGGTGGCCGACAGGATGATGGTGGCCTACCATGGGCGGCGTGATGTCGAGCAGTATGTCCTGGCCATCATGAATATT GTTGCCAAACTTTTCCAGGACTCAAGTCTGGGGAACATAGTTAACATCCTGGTGACCCGACTGATCCTGCTCACGGAGGACCAG CCCACTCTGGAGATAAACCATCACGCCGGGAAGTCCCTGGACAGTTTCTGCAAATGGCAGAAATCCATCGTGAACCGCAACGGCCACGGCAACGCCATCCCGGAGAACGGCATCGCCAACCATGACACCGCTGTGCTCATCACCCG GTATGACATTTGCATCTACAAGAACAAGCCATGTGGCACCTTAG gcctggcccccgtaGGAGGCATGTGCGAGCGGGAGAGAAGCTGTAGCATCAACGAAGACATTGGCTTGGCCACAGCCTTCACCATTGCCCACGAGATCGGCCACAC GTTTGGCATGAACCACGATGGCGTGGGCAATGGTTGTGGTGCCCGTGGCCATGAGACAGCCAAGCTTATGGCTGCCCATATCACCATGAAGACCAACCCTTTTGTCTGGTCCAGCTGCAGCCGTGACTACATCACCAGCTTCCTGGA ctccggcCTGGGGCTGTGCCTGAACAACGCGCCCCCCAAGCAGGACTTTGTGTACCCGACTATGGCCCCAGGCCAGGCCTACGACGCAGATGAGCAGTGCCGTTTCCAGTATGGAGTCAAATCTCGCCAGTGTAAATACGGG GAGGTGTGCAGTGAGCTCTGGTGTCTGAGCAAGAGCAACCGCTGCATCACCAACAGCATCCCGGCCGCCGAGGGCACCATCTGCCAAAGCAGCACCGTCGACAAGGGG TGGTGCTACAAACGAGTGTGTGTGCCCTTTGGCTCCCGGCCGGAGGGAGTGGACGGGGCCTGGGGGCTGTGGGCCCCTTGGGCTGAGTGCAGCAGGACATGCGGGGGCGGCgtctcctcctccacccgccATTGTGACAGTCCCAG GCCAACCATCGGGGGCAAGTACTGCCTGGGAGAGCGCAAGCGCTATCGATCCTGCAACACTGAT gactgtccccctggctcccaggacttCCGGGAGCTGCAGTGTTCTGAGTTCGACAGTGTTCCATTCCGGGGCAAATACTACACGTGGAGGACCTACCGGGGAG GTGGGGTGAAGTCCTGCTCTCTCAACTGCTTGGCCGAGGGCTTCAACTTTTACACTGAACGGGCAGCCGCCGTAGTGGATGGGACCCCCTGCCGGCCGGACACTATCGACATCTGTGTCAACGGGGAATGCAAG CATGTCGGCTGTGACCGGATCCTGGGCTCGGACCTGAGAGAAGACAAGTGTCGCGTGTGCGGGGGTGACGGCAGCTCCTGCGAGACCATCGAAGGTGTCTTCGCCCCCACGTTGACTGAGGGCG GCTACGAAGAGGTGATCTGGATCCCCAAGGGCTCTGTACACATCTCCATCCGGAACCTGAATCTCTCCCTCAGCCACCTGG CTCTGAAGGGGGAGAATGATGCCTTCCTGCTGGaagggaagccaggtccttcccccCAGCTCCGCCTGCCCCTGGCTGGGACTATCTTTCACCTGCGCCAGGGGGCCGACCAACCTGAGTGCCTGGAGGCCCTGGGGCCCACCAATGCCACCCTCATCGTCATG GTGCTGGTGCGTTCAGACCTGCAGGGCATCCGCTACCGCTTCAATGCTCCCATCACCCACGAAGCCCTGCCCCCGACCTACACTTGGCACTATGCTCCCTGGACCAAGTGCTCTGCCCTGTGTGCAGGGG gcaGCCAAGTCCAGGCCGCAGAGTGCCGGAAGCAGCCGGACAGCTCCCCCGTCCCCTCGCACCACTGCAAGGCCCACGCCAAGTTGCCTGAGCGTCAGCGATCCTGTAACACTGAGCCCTGCCCACCCAG cTGGGCCGTGGGCAACTGGTCAGGTTGCAGCCGGAGCTGCAACAGGGGAGCGCGAACCCGCTCAGTGGTGTGCCAGCGTCGGATCTCACCCAACGAAGAGAAGACCCTGGATGACAGTGCCTGTGCCCAACCTCGACCCCACGTGCTGGAACCCTGCAGCAGTCAGTCCTGCCCGCCCGAGTGGGCTGCCCTTGACTGGTCTGAG TGTAACCCCAGCTGCGGGCCTGGCCTCCGCCACCGTGTCATCCTGTGCAAGAGTGGAGACCACAGCGCCACGCTGCCCGCTTCACAGTGCTCAGCCGCCACCAAGCCTCCCACCAGCATGAGGTGTAATCTGCgccgctgccccccaccccgttgggtggctggagagtggggagag tgctcggcccagtgcGGCTTCGGGCAGCAACTACGCTCTGTGCTGTGCACCACCCACACCGGCCAGCTGTCCGGGGACTGCACGGCGGCCCTGCagcccccagccacacagcaatGTGAGACCAAGTGTGAAAGCAGCCCCACGGAGAGCCCCGAAG AGTGCAGGGATGTGAACAAGGTCGCCTACTGCCCCCTGGTGCTCAAGTTCAAGTTCTGCAGTCGCTCCTACTTTCGCCAGATGTGTTGCAAGACGTGCCTGGGGCGCTAG
- the LOC114806492 gene encoding uncharacterized protein DKFZp434B061-like, protein MGGGERGGEGGAEESGDPPANPTPISGWPNSRTHTHHTPIERAGLTPFEPGRLLALPRADASRPRHWAETETKRPRGCRWRAGGGGRQRAGFTIQPLSQGSILRRPPPACLHAHQRSSPAPTLQRLRAHHRSPLTPPPPAASSGCARITGLRRPLPRPPPRAVARASQVFAAPPPSPPRAVARAPRELGGPRVRRGWGRGTEGSSSPVTPCERPCPENSSNGYAVGISHSTVVPKTARKDLAPACGAVAFSTPPVSLLPPSRASPTHSPWRRATGN, encoded by the exons atgggggGAGgcgagcggggaggggaagggggggcggaaGAGAGCGGG gacccccccgccaaccccactCCGATTTCTGGCTGGCCGAattcacgtacacacacacaccacacccccaTCGAGCGGGCCGGACTAACTCCCTTCGAGCCCGGTCGCCTTCTCGCTCTGCCCCGAGCTGACGCTAGCCGCCCCCGACACTGGGCGGAAACTGAAACTAAAAGGCCCCGCGGGTGCAggtggagggcgggcgggggcgggcggcaaCGGGCCGGCTTCACAATACAGCCACTCTCCCAAGGCTCCATATTGAGAAGGCCCCCGCCCGCCTGCCTGCACGCGCACCAGAGGTCTTCGCCGGCCCCCACCCTCCAGCGGTTGCGCGCGCATCACAGGTCTCCGttgacccctcccccgcccgccgcctcgAGCGGTTGCGCGCGCATCACAGGTctccgccggcccctcccccgcccgccgcctcgAGCGGTTGCGCGCGCATCACAGGTCttcgccgcccctcccccctcaccgccTCGAGCGGTTGCGCGCGCACCTCGGGAGCTGGGCGGACCCCGGGTGAggcggggatggggaaggggcaccgagggctcctcctccccggtcACGCCCTGCGAGAGACCTTGCCCAGAAAATTCGTCGAACG GCTACGCAGTTGGCATTTCCCACTCAACCGTCGTCCCCAAAACCGCCCGGAAGGATCTGGCCCCGGCATGTGGTGCCGTtgccttctccacccctcccgtctctctcctcccGCCGTCAAGGgcctctcccacccactccccttGGAGAAGGGCCACAGGGAACTGA